The proteins below are encoded in one region of Bosea sp. BIWAKO-01:
- a CDS encoding autotransporter assembly complex family protein, with translation MRGLRRRVRGVAGGGGFAFAAMLAIQPVPAGAFDLSSLDIFGLFGSKDKPPAVSSTTLPYQLEFDVSGATDAKALTQTLRDASLLYRLRQDAPPDGETLARRMVADLNPLIDALWSQGYFNADVTIAVDGNGLRLGNEPGPALVRALEAYRNKAPAPVTVRVATGPLFSLRNVEVVEQGKGGGGAIADPYKVARLKSGDPATSAALRSAQSSLVDYLRNQSRPLARVVALRPVVDHAAKIMDVTYVVEPGPVAGFGDVGIEGTVDVPPHVVRSFIYLEPGDPYSPKALADTRKSIASIPAIGSARIREADRLDVNGNLPIFVDITERPKRLIGFSARYSTIDGPAVRTYWEHRNLFGGAERLRLEGDLFLAPRIDGTKIQSFGDFEQSDIGGRFAFSFMKPALNGTRYDLLVDGFATRERVGTNRYGGYTARYANATTSIRRRFSDTFSVQAGLEVERGQTSDVLGQITYTLVGIPLSVRYDSTDSLLDPTRGVRLTASVAPYPTFLGSTVGIVQAKAAISSYYALDEDARYVLAGRIGLGSLAGAALDEIPATRRFYAGGGGSVRGYAYRTLSPLGPDNQLIGGRSLFEGSVEARIKITNTIGIVPFFDAGMAFEDSFPNFKQALRMSAGLGLRYYTPIGPIRFDVAAPLNPRKGDKPVAVYISIGQAF, from the coding sequence ATGCGGGGTTTGCGGCGTAGGGTGCGCGGGGTTGCAGGCGGAGGCGGTTTCGCTTTCGCCGCTATGCTTGCGATCCAGCCGGTGCCTGCCGGGGCTTTCGACCTCTCCTCGCTCGACATATTCGGCCTGTTCGGCTCCAAGGATAAGCCGCCTGCGGTCAGCAGCACGACGCTGCCCTATCAGCTCGAGTTCGACGTGAGCGGGGCCACCGATGCCAAGGCCCTGACGCAGACGCTGCGCGACGCCTCGCTGCTTTACCGGCTCAGGCAGGATGCGCCGCCCGATGGCGAGACCCTGGCCCGGCGCATGGTCGCCGATCTCAACCCGCTGATCGATGCCCTGTGGTCGCAGGGCTACTTCAACGCGGATGTGACGATCGCGGTCGACGGCAACGGTCTGCGCCTCGGCAATGAGCCGGGCCCGGCGCTGGTGCGCGCGCTCGAGGCCTATCGCAACAAGGCGCCGGCGCCGGTCACCGTGCGGGTTGCGACCGGCCCGCTCTTCAGCCTGCGCAATGTCGAGGTCGTCGAGCAGGGCAAGGGCGGGGGCGGCGCCATTGCCGATCCCTACAAGGTCGCGCGCCTGAAATCGGGCGATCCGGCGACCTCCGCCGCCTTGCGTTCCGCGCAGTCGTCTCTGGTCGATTACCTGCGCAATCAGTCGCGCCCGCTCGCCAGGGTGGTTGCGTTGCGTCCGGTCGTCGATCACGCGGCGAAGATCATGGATGTGACCTATGTCGTCGAGCCCGGGCCGGTCGCCGGTTTCGGTGATGTCGGGATCGAGGGTACGGTCGATGTCCCGCCCCATGTCGTTCGTTCCTTCATCTACCTGGAGCCGGGCGACCCCTATTCGCCCAAGGCGCTGGCCGACACGCGCAAATCGATCGCCTCGATTCCCGCCATCGGCTCAGCCCGCATCCGCGAGGCCGATCGGCTCGACGTCAATGGCAACCTGCCGATCTTCGTCGATATCACCGAGCGGCCGAAACGGCTGATCGGCTTTTCGGCCCGCTACTCGACGATCGATGGCCCCGCAGTGAGGACCTATTGGGAGCATCGCAATCTCTTCGGCGGCGCCGAGCGGCTCAGGCTGGAGGGGGATCTCTTCCTCGCCCCGCGCATCGACGGCACCAAGATCCAGAGCTTCGGCGATTTCGAGCAGTCGGATATTGGCGGGCGCTTTGCCTTCAGCTTCATGAAGCCGGCGCTGAACGGCACCCGCTACGACCTGCTGGTCGACGGTTTCGCGACGCGTGAGCGTGTCGGCACCAATCGCTATGGCGGCTATACGGCCCGCTACGCCAATGCCACTACCAGCATCCGCCGGCGCTTCAGCGACACCTTCTCGGTTCAGGCCGGGCTCGAGGTCGAGCGCGGCCAGACCAGCGACGTCCTCGGCCAGATCACCTACACCCTCGTCGGCATCCCGCTTTCGGTGAGGTACGATTCGACCGACAGCCTGCTCGATCCGACCCGCGGCGTTCGCCTGACAGCCTCGGTGGCGCCTTACCCGACCTTCCTTGGCTCGACCGTCGGCATCGTCCAGGCCAAGGCCGCGATCTCCTCCTACTATGCCCTCGATGAGGATGCCCGCTACGTGCTGGCCGGCCGCATCGGCCTGGGCTCGCTGGCCGGTGCCGCGCTCGACGAGATCCCGGCGACGCGGCGCTTCTACGCGGGCGGCGGCGGTTCGGTGCGCGGCTACGCCTATCGCACGCTGTCGCCGCTAGGCCCCGACAACCAGTTGATCGGCGGGCGCAGCCTGTTCGAAGGCTCGGTCGAGGCGCGGATCAAGATCACCAACACCATCGGCATCGTGCCGTTCTTTGATGCCGGCATGGCGTTCGAGGACAGCTTCCCCAACTTCAAGCAAGCGCTGCGGATGTCGGCCGGCCTCGGCTTGCGCTACTATACGCCGATCGGCCCGATCCGGTTCGACGTCGCCGCCCCGCTCAATCCGCGCAAGGGCGACAAGCCGGTCGCGGTTTATATCAGCATCGGGCAGGCCTTCTGA
- a CDS encoding fumarylacetoacetate hydrolase family protein yields MPTTTETSLREAFVRARRSRSLVDIETLPVPADLESALTVQADVSSDMGYAHLGWKVSITDGRGLVGLMPGPFLKPGDTYRSVPGAELRLEVELAIRLGRDMPRRPGKPYSRAELLEHCHSAFVGIEIIESRIADWTHVPFPLWLADAMGHGGYLIGQDVPFEVFDEVADLTCTVELDGDVLYDKPAYHANGDPLTPVLAWANRETESALGGLVAGQIITTGSLCGGVLAPNLGPVIARLDPLAAISFALA; encoded by the coding sequence ATGCCGACGACGACCGAAACCTCCTTGCGTGAAGCCTTTGTGCGGGCGCGCCGCAGCCGCAGCCTGGTCGACATCGAAACGCTTCCCGTTCCAGCCGACCTCGAATCGGCCCTGACCGTGCAGGCCGATGTCAGCAGCGACATGGGCTATGCGCATCTCGGCTGGAAGGTCTCGATCACGGATGGGCGCGGGCTCGTCGGACTGATGCCCGGGCCGTTCCTGAAGCCCGGCGATACCTATCGCTCGGTGCCCGGAGCCGAGCTGCGGCTCGAGGTCGAGCTCGCCATCAGACTCGGGCGCGACATGCCGCGCCGTCCCGGCAAACCCTATAGCCGGGCCGAACTTCTGGAGCATTGCCACAGCGCCTTCGTCGGCATCGAGATCATCGAAAGCCGTATCGCCGACTGGACCCATGTCCCATTCCCGCTCTGGTTGGCCGATGCCATGGGCCATGGCGGCTATCTGATCGGCCAGGACGTTCCCTTCGAGGTCTTCGACGAGGTCGCGGATCTCACCTGCACGGTCGAGCTCGACGGTGACGTTCTCTATGACAAGCCTGCTTACCACGCCAATGGCGACCCGCTGACCCCGGTGCTGGCCTGGGCCAATCGTGAGACCGAGAGTGCGCTTGGCGGCCTCGTGGCCGGCCAGATCATCACCACCGGCAGCCTTTGCGGCGGTGTTCTGGCGCCCAATCTCGGCCCGGTCATCGCCAGGCTCGATCCGTTGGCCGCGATTTCCTTCGCGCTCGCCTGA
- a CDS encoding VOC family protein has translation MSPSPNDRRIDYVEFVVSDLGRARAFYEKAFGWTMTEYGPEYCAFADGRLEGGFTTQGTPQPGGPLIILYADDLPASQARVEAAGGRIVKPAFDFPGGRRFHFADPDGYELAVWTKA, from the coding sequence ATGAGCCCATCGCCCAATGACCGGCGCATCGACTATGTCGAGTTCGTCGTTTCCGATCTCGGCCGGGCGCGCGCCTTCTACGAAAAAGCCTTCGGCTGGACGATGACCGAGTACGGCCCGGAATACTGCGCCTTCGCCGACGGCCGTCTCGAAGGCGGATTCACCACCCAGGGCACGCCGCAGCCCGGCGGGCCGCTGATCATCCTCTATGCCGATGATCTTCCCGCGTCGCAGGCGCGGGTCGAAGCCGCAGGCGGGCGCATCGTCAAGCCGGCCTTCGATTTCCCCGGCGGGCGGCGTTTTCACTTCGCCGATCCGGACGGCTACGAGCTCGCGGTCTGGACGAAGGCATAG
- a CDS encoding dihydrodipicolinate synthase family protein, giving the protein MTEPYKGILPIAPTIFHDNGDLDIEGNRRVMDLMVDQGVDGICILANFSEQFLLTDEERDQVMRLSIEQVAGRVPVIVTTSHFSTRIAAQRAKAAADAGAKMLMMMPPYHGALLKADEQGMVEHFKHVTDACGLPVILQDAPLSGVTMTVPFMVRLAKEVPLVRYFKIEVPGTANKLRALIEAGGEAVVGPFDGEEAITLMADLDAGATGTMTSAMIPDLIKPILTAHASGDRKTAAALYRDVLPIINYENRQCGLRSAKAVMKEGGVIRSEAVRHPLTPLHPKTREGLIELARELDPLALRWGK; this is encoded by the coding sequence ATGACCGAACCCTATAAGGGCATTCTGCCGATCGCTCCGACGATCTTCCACGACAATGGCGACCTCGACATCGAGGGCAACAGGCGCGTCATGGACCTGATGGTCGATCAGGGCGTCGACGGCATCTGCATCCTGGCCAATTTCTCCGAGCAGTTCCTGCTGACCGACGAGGAGCGCGACCAGGTCATGCGTCTCTCGATCGAACAGGTCGCCGGCCGCGTGCCGGTGATCGTCACGACCTCGCATTTCTCGACACGGATCGCGGCGCAGCGCGCCAAGGCCGCGGCGGATGCCGGCGCGAAGATGCTGATGATGATGCCGCCCTATCACGGTGCGCTGCTCAAGGCCGACGAGCAGGGCATGGTCGAGCATTTCAAGCATGTCACTGATGCCTGTGGCCTTCCGGTCATCCTGCAGGACGCGCCGCTTTCGGGCGTCACCATGACGGTTCCCTTCATGGTGCGGCTGGCGAAGGAGGTCCCGCTCGTCCGCTATTTCAAGATCGAGGTTCCCGGCACGGCGAACAAGCTGCGCGCCCTGATCGAGGCGGGCGGCGAGGCGGTCGTCGGTCCGTTCGATGGCGAGGAGGCGATCACGCTGATGGCCGATCTCGATGCCGGCGCGACCGGCACGATGACCAGCGCCATGATCCCCGACCTGATCAAGCCGATCCTGACCGCGCATGCCTCGGGCGATCGCAAGACGGCGGCGGCGCTCTATCGCGACGTGCTGCCGATCATCAATTACGAGAACCGCCAATGCGGCCTGCGCTCGGCCAAGGCGGTGATGAAGGAGGGCGGCGTGATCAGGAGCGAGGCCGTCCGCCACCCGCTGACCCCGCTGCACCCGAAGACCCGCGAGGGCCTGATCGAGTTGGCGCGCGAACTCGACCCGCTGGCGCTGCGCTGGGGGAAATGA
- a CDS encoding tripartite tricarboxylate transporter permease: protein MDNVASLMHGFSVALTTHHILLMMAGVLLGILVGVLPGLGAPNGVSLMLPLTFSMDPVSAIILLTSLYWGALFGGSTTSILFNIPGEPSSVATTFDGHPMAKQGRATEALSFAFLSAGFGAMAGVILITLLSGWVAKFALKFSSPEYFAVYFMTFASFIGLGGATPLKAIVSMGVGFALASVGMDSVSGSIRLTYDLDVLLAGVSFLIAVIGLFGIGELLLTMEEGLKFDGVHAKVRITDVLKTAAKLPRYWLALLRSSVIGIWMGITPGGPTAASFMSYAMAKRSSRNPEKFGKGEPEGVIAPETADHAAGSAAMLPMLALGIPGSATAAVMMGGLMIWGLNPGPMLFIERPDFVWGLIASMYLGNVVAVIVVLATVPLFASILRIPFSIVGPLIVIICFIGAFTVASKEFDIWLALIFGIVGYLFKKLDYPIAPLVLAMVIGDKAEDAFRQSMIFSQGSLSIFWSNPLVSTLMSIGVLLLVMPLLGSGLRRLKGGRATRPA, encoded by the coding sequence ATGGATAATGTCGCCTCCCTGATGCACGGCTTCTCGGTCGCGCTCACCACTCACCACATCCTGCTGATGATGGCGGGCGTCCTGCTCGGTATCCTGGTCGGTGTCCTGCCCGGCCTCGGCGCGCCCAACGGCGTGTCGCTGATGCTGCCGCTAACCTTCTCGATGGACCCGGTCTCCGCGATCATCCTGCTGACCTCGCTCTACTGGGGTGCGCTCTTCGGCGGCTCGACCACCTCGATCCTGTTCAACATCCCGGGCGAACCGTCCTCCGTCGCGACCACCTTCGACGGACACCCGATGGCCAAGCAGGGCAGGGCGACCGAAGCCCTGTCCTTCGCGTTCCTCTCCGCCGGCTTCGGCGCGATGGCGGGCGTCATCCTGATCACGCTGCTCTCCGGCTGGGTTGCCAAATTCGCGCTGAAATTCTCCTCGCCCGAGTATTTCGCGGTCTATTTCATGACCTTTGCCAGCTTCATCGGCCTTGGCGGAGCCACCCCCCTGAAGGCGATCGTCTCGATGGGCGTCGGCTTTGCGCTCGCCTCGGTCGGCATGGATTCGGTCTCCGGCAGCATCCGGCTGACCTATGATCTCGACGTGCTGCTTGCTGGCGTCAGCTTCCTCATCGCGGTCATCGGGCTGTTCGGCATCGGCGAATTGCTGCTGACCATGGAGGAGGGCCTGAAATTCGACGGTGTCCACGCCAAGGTCAGGATCACCGACGTTCTGAAAACCGCAGCCAAGCTGCCGCGCTACTGGCTGGCCCTGCTGCGCTCCAGCGTCATCGGCATCTGGATGGGCATCACGCCCGGAGGCCCGACCGCGGCCTCCTTCATGAGCTATGCCATGGCCAAGCGCTCCTCGCGCAATCCCGAGAAGTTCGGCAAGGGCGAGCCGGAGGGCGTGATCGCCCCCGAGACCGCCGACCACGCAGCTGGTTCGGCCGCGATGCTGCCGATGCTGGCGCTCGGCATTCCCGGCTCGGCGACGGCTGCCGTGATGATGGGCGGCTTGATGATCTGGGGGCTCAATCCCGGCCCGATGCTCTTCATCGAGCGCCCGGATTTCGTCTGGGGCCTGATCGCCTCGATGTATCTCGGCAACGTCGTCGCGGTCATCGTCGTGCTGGCGACCGTGCCGCTCTTCGCCTCGATCCTGCGCATCCCGTTCTCGATCGTCGGGCCGCTGATCGTGATCATCTGCTTCATCGGTGCCTTCACCGTGGCCAGCAAGGAATTCGACATCTGGCTGGCGCTGATCTTCGGGATCGTCGGTTACCTCTTCAAGAAGCTCGATTATCCGATCGCGCCGCTGGTGCTCGCCATGGTCATCGGCGACAAGGCCGAGGATGCGTTCCGGCAATCGATGATCTTCTCGCAAGGGTCGCTCTCGATCTTCTGGTCGAACCCGCTGGTCTCGACCCTGATGTCGATCGGTGTCCTGCTGCTGGTCATGCCGTTGCTCGGCTCAGGCCTGCGTCGTCTCAAGGGCGGCCGCGCCACGCGCCCGGCCTGA
- a CDS encoding tripartite tricarboxylate transporter TctB family protein, which yields MITRFWAECAMAVATMIFGLGIVHGALDFGVGWDSSGPQPGAFPFYTGLLVAAASLGTLVLTLGKRFAGTGNLQDVFLDREQGKRVAAFFLPMLAFVVLSVTLGMYVATVLYLVFTMRFQGRYSWFASLGTAFVTAVLFYLALEKFFQIGLLKGPLESFLGL from the coding sequence ATGATCACCCGCTTCTGGGCTGAATGCGCCATGGCCGTGGCCACGATGATCTTCGGGCTCGGCATCGTCCATGGTGCGCTGGACTTCGGCGTCGGCTGGGATTCGTCCGGGCCGCAGCCGGGCGCCTTCCCCTTCTATACCGGCCTGCTTGTTGCGGCCGCGAGCCTCGGCACCTTGGTGCTCACGCTCGGCAAGCGCTTTGCCGGAACCGGCAATCTGCAGGACGTCTTTCTCGATCGCGAGCAGGGCAAGCGCGTTGCCGCCTTCTTCCTGCCAATGCTGGCTTTCGTAGTGCTGAGCGTCACGCTTGGCATGTATGTCGCGACGGTCCTCTACCTCGTCTTCACCATGCGTTTCCAGGGGCGATACAGCTGGTTCGCCTCGCTCGGCACCGCCTTCGTGACGGCTGTTCTGTTCTATCTCGCGCTCGAAAAATTCTTCCAGATCGGCCTGCTCAAGGGGCCGCTCGAATCGTTCCTCGGCCTGTGA
- a CDS encoding tripartite tricarboxylate transporter substrate binding protein: MKKTSIAAGIAVAFSLAGATAAQAWQPTKPVEFVVTSGAGGGTDNFARVIQSIITKHKLFDQPIVVVNKGGGSGAEGYIHGRAGKGDAHRVIFGTNNAYLLPYVAKLGYKLSDLTPVSALALDEFILWVNGQAPYADAKSYIDAVKAKPGSLKMGGSQSKDTDQTLTSMIQEAAGVKWIYVPFQGGSAAAVQLAGGHIDSNVNNPNENIGQWKAGQVKPLCVFSPVRLAKGEAVFEGKGWGDIPTCKEAGLPLETFQMPRTVWLPAEVPADAVAYYADIMEKVSKTPEWQEFITRTSQTGRFMKGKEFADFVAKDEAANKKTFEAEGWVVK; this comes from the coding sequence ATGAAAAAGACGAGCATTGCGGCTGGTATTGCAGTCGCGTTCAGCCTGGCCGGTGCAACCGCCGCGCAGGCCTGGCAGCCCACCAAGCCGGTTGAATTCGTGGTCACCTCGGGCGCCGGCGGCGGCACCGACAATTTTGCCCGCGTCATCCAGTCGATCATCACCAAGCACAAGCTCTTCGATCAGCCGATCGTGGTGGTGAACAAGGGTGGCGGCAGCGGCGCTGAAGGCTACATCCATGGCCGCGCCGGCAAGGGCGACGCCCACCGCGTCATCTTCGGCACCAATAACGCCTACCTGCTGCCTTACGTCGCCAAGCTTGGTTACAAGCTCTCCGATCTGACGCCGGTTTCGGCGCTGGCGCTGGACGAGTTCATCCTCTGGGTCAACGGCCAGGCCCCCTATGCCGATGCCAAGAGCTATATCGATGCGGTCAAGGCCAAGCCCGGCTCGCTCAAGATGGGCGGCAGCCAGTCGAAGGACACCGACCAGACGCTGACCTCGATGATCCAGGAAGCCGCTGGCGTGAAGTGGATCTACGTGCCGTTCCAGGGCGGCAGCGCAGCCGCCGTGCAGCTCGCCGGTGGTCACATCGACTCCAACGTCAACAACCCCAACGAGAATATCGGCCAGTGGAAGGCCGGCCAGGTGAAGCCGCTCTGCGTGTTCAGCCCGGTGCGTCTCGCCAAGGGCGAGGCGGTCTTCGAGGGCAAGGGCTGGGGCGATATCCCGACCTGCAAGGAAGCCGGCCTCCCGCTCGAGACCTTCCAGATGCCGCGCACCGTCTGGCTGCCGGCCGAAGTCCCCGCCGATGCGGTCGCTTACTACGCCGACATCATGGAGAAGGTCAGCAAGACGCCTGAGTGGCAGGAGTTCATCACCCGCACCTCGCAGACCGGCCGCTTCATGAAGGGCAAGGAATTCGCCGATTTCGTCGCCAAGGACGAAGCCGCGAACAAGAAGACCTTCGAAGCCGAAGGCTGGGTCGTCAAGTAA
- a CDS encoding 4-hydroxythreonine-4-phosphate dehydrogenase PdxA: MRANGSLPTIAVAMGDPSGISPELLARILLEPDLRSSARYVVFGDKRLLDLGAADAKVDPDVLVIGEGDEIPAQSAKPVFIDLANHDPAALERGKATLAGGQAATDNFRRALRFAADGKADAVFFTPFNKAAMRFAYPGYDDEIRFVRDAIGYEGDASEFNILDGLWNARVTSHIPLSEVAAAISQERILKALTLADGNLRAAGFNPPRIAVAGINPHAGDGGNFGRDEIETIEPAVKQAKARGFTVEGPFPSDTVFLRARNGDFDAVLTMYHDQGQIAMKLIGFDRGVTLIGGFPFPICTPAHGTAYEIAGKGIANLGATRAALSLAIKMANEGRAARKAA; the protein is encoded by the coding sequence ATGCGCGCAAACGGATCACTGCCGACGATAGCCGTCGCGATGGGGGATCCGTCCGGCATCAGCCCCGAATTGCTGGCGCGCATCCTGCTCGAGCCCGATCTGCGCTCGTCTGCCCGCTACGTCGTCTTCGGCGACAAGCGCCTGCTCGATCTCGGAGCTGCGGACGCCAAGGTCGACCCGGACGTGCTGGTCATTGGCGAAGGCGACGAGATTCCGGCCCAGTCGGCGAAGCCGGTCTTCATCGATCTTGCCAATCACGATCCGGCCGCGCTCGAGCGTGGCAAGGCGACACTCGCCGGTGGTCAGGCGGCGACCGACAATTTCCGTCGCGCCCTGCGCTTCGCCGCGGACGGCAAGGCCGATGCCGTGTTCTTCACGCCCTTTAACAAGGCTGCGATGCGCTTCGCCTATCCCGGCTATGACGACGAGATCCGCTTCGTGCGCGATGCCATCGGCTATGAGGGCGATGCCAGCGAGTTCAACATTCTCGACGGTCTGTGGAACGCCCGTGTCACCTCGCATATCCCGCTGTCCGAGGTTGCGGCTGCGATCAGCCAGGAGCGCATCCTCAAGGCGCTGACGCTGGCCGACGGCAATCTGCGTGCTGCCGGCTTCAACCCGCCGCGCATTGCCGTGGCCGGTATCAATCCGCATGCCGGCGATGGCGGCAATTTCGGCCGGGACGAGATCGAGACGATCGAGCCCGCCGTGAAGCAGGCCAAGGCCAGGGGCTTCACCGTCGAGGGGCCGTTCCCCTCCGACACCGTCTTCCTGCGCGCCAGGAACGGCGATTTCGATGCCGTGCTGACGATGTATCACGACCAGGGCCAGATCGCGATGAAGCTGATCGGCTTCGATCGTGGTGTCACACTGATCGGCGGCTTCCCGTTCCCGATCTGCACGCCGGCGCACGGCACCGCCTATGAGATCGCCGGCAAGGGCATCGCCAATCTCGGCGCGACCCGTGCGGCGCTCAGCCTCGCCATCAAGATGGCGAATGAAGGAAGGGCCGCACGCAAGGCGGCTTGA
- a CDS encoding SAF domain-containing protein, with protein MNFHSLYSGLKTPIETCLVGSGGFGQSFLGQARRIRLVNARIAVDMTSEGAARAMAAAGIPASEIVACETPAEAKAAWAAGHHIAAGRLETVIDLPFHLLIEATGSPEAATRHSLAAIEAGRHVALVSKEADSVVGPGLARLAQDKGVVVTPVDGDQPSLLIALVTWAELLGLEIIAAGKSSEYDFVLDAATGAVTCNGVTHSLPELRDHWLPGSRSIVGNAAERARILGSAFPLRAVPDLCEMTLVANATGLGPDTPGFHAPPARIPEIADLFAERRQGGLSAGTRRVDVFHHLRLAEEASFAGGVFIVVRCEDDATWDMLAGKGHVVSRTAKTAMLYLPRHLLGVEAATSILDAAGLGRSGYGEDYRPRWDLVAVAERDLPAGTVLTMGGHHHSIDSVGAEMRPAAALADDRPAPFYLVANRKLVRPVAAGAAIKLGDVEIDQGSVLLQTRRRQDEIFAESPVERAAAAR; from the coding sequence ATGAATTTTCATTCGCTCTACAGCGGCCTCAAGACCCCGATCGAGACCTGCCTGGTCGGCAGCGGCGGCTTCGGCCAGAGCTTCCTCGGCCAGGCAAGGCGGATCAGGCTGGTCAATGCGCGGATCGCGGTGGACATGACGTCTGAGGGCGCGGCCCGTGCGATGGCGGCCGCCGGCATCCCCGCCTCCGAAATCGTCGCCTGCGAAACGCCGGCGGAAGCCAAGGCGGCCTGGGCGGCCGGGCACCATATCGCCGCCGGGCGTCTGGAGACCGTCATCGACCTGCCCTTCCACCTGCTGATCGAGGCGACCGGCAGCCCGGAAGCCGCAACCCGCCACAGCCTGGCGGCGATCGAGGCCGGGCGCCATGTCGCGCTCGTGTCCAAGGAAGCAGACAGCGTCGTCGGCCCCGGCCTCGCCCGCCTGGCGCAGGACAAGGGCGTCGTCGTCACGCCGGTGGACGGCGATCAGCCGAGCCTGCTGATCGCCCTCGTCACCTGGGCCGAGTTGCTCGGGCTGGAGATCATCGCCGCTGGCAAGTCGAGCGAGTATGATTTCGTTCTCGATGCAGCGACCGGTGCGGTGACCTGCAACGGCGTGACCCATTCGCTCCCTGAGTTGCGCGACCATTGGCTGCCCGGTTCGCGTTCGATCGTCGGCAACGCCGCCGAGCGCGCCCGCATCCTGGGCAGCGCCTTCCCGCTCAGGGCCGTGCCCGATCTCTGCGAAATGACGCTTGTCGCCAATGCGACCGGGCTTGGGCCCGATACGCCCGGCTTCCATGCGCCGCCGGCCCGCATTCCCGAAATCGCCGATCTGTTCGCCGAACGCCGCCAGGGCGGCCTGAGCGCCGGCACGCGCCGGGTCGACGTCTTCCATCACCTCCGCCTGGCGGAAGAAGCGAGCTTCGCCGGCGGCGTCTTCATCGTCGTGCGCTGCGAGGACGATGCCACCTGGGACATGCTTGCCGGCAAGGGCCATGTCGTCAGCCGCACCGCCAAGACCGCGATGCTGTACCTGCCGCGCCATCTGCTCGGCGTCGAGGCCGCGACCAGCATCCTCGATGCGGCCGGGCTCGGCCGGTCCGGCTATGGCGAGGATTATCGTCCGCGCTGGGACCTGGTTGCCGTCGCGGAGCGGGACCTGCCGGCCGGCACCGTGCTCACCATGGGCGGCCATCACCACAGCATCGACAGCGTCGGCGCCGAAATGCGTCCGGCCGCGGCGCTCGCCGATGACCGCCCTGCCCCGTTCTACCTGGTTGCCAACCGCAAGCTGGTTCGCCCGGTGGCGGCCGGAGCCGCGATCAAACTCGGCGATGTCGAGATCGATCAGGGCTCGGTCCTGCTCCAGACCCGACGCAGGCAGGACGAGATCTTCGCCGAAAGCCCGGTGGAGCGCGCAGCTGCGGCGCGTTGA
- a CDS encoding GntR family transcriptional regulator, translated as MTNEADITRATPDIYPRITRRTLHDEVLERLRDMIIEGRLAPGQRINEGQVGAQLGVSRTPLREAIKTLASEGLVEILPAKGAIVRRFTDKDLAQILQVLKTLEQLGGRMACQLASDETIEAIHALHRQMLELYETKNRLEYFKLNQAIHSAIVAASGNAVLMEMHETLQARIKRLRFIGNEGPVKWAGAVAEHEEMIVALKKRDADALVDVIGRHMDSTRLRVSDVL; from the coding sequence ATGACAAACGAAGCCGACATCACCCGGGCCACGCCGGATATCTATCCGCGCATCACCCGGCGCACCCTGCATGACGAGGTCCTGGAGCGCCTGCGCGACATGATCATCGAAGGCCGGCTCGCGCCTGGCCAGCGGATCAACGAAGGGCAGGTCGGCGCCCAGCTCGGCGTCTCGCGCACTCCACTGCGTGAGGCGATCAAGACGCTGGCGAGCGAAGGCCTGGTCGAGATCCTGCCCGCCAAGGGCGCGATCGTGCGCCGCTTCACCGACAAGGATCTTGCCCAGATCCTGCAGGTGCTGAAGACGCTCGAGCAGCTCGGCGGCCGGATGGCCTGCCAGCTGGCCAGCGACGAGACGATCGAGGCGATCCACGCGCTGCACAGGCAGATGCTGGAGCTCTATGAAACCAAGAACCGGCTCGAATATTTCAAGCTCAACCAGGCGATCCACAGCGCCATCGTTGCCGCCTCCGGCAATGCGGTGCTGATGGAGATGCACGAGACCCTGCAGGCGCGGATCAAGCGGCTGCGCTTCATCGGCAATGAGGGCCCGGTGAAATGGGCCGGGGCCGTGGCGGAGCATGAGGAGATGATCGTCGCCCTGAAGAAACGCGACGCGGACGCGCTGGTGGACGTCATCGGCCGGCACATGGACTCAACACGGCTGCGCGTCAGCGACGTCCTCTAG